Proteins found in one Herbiconiux sp. A18JL235 genomic segment:
- the glgX gene encoding glycogen debranching protein GlgX: MTLSLPYPLGFSTLDGRHNFALYSETADAVFVCLFGEDGAETRVRLTERTGHVFHGFVDGADVGSRYGIRVDGAWNPGEGLRHNVQKLLLDPHATAIEGEWEWEADNQAFFAHDLNDPQALNDTDSAPFSPRCVIVDDDFDWGDDRSPRRLLSETVIYETHVKGFTQLHPEVPEEIRGTYAGLAHPAALKHFTDLGVTAVELLPVHQFVQDSHLAEKGLRNYWGYNSIGFFAPHNEYVSEAAGQGGGQVREFKQMVKAMHEAGLEVILDVVYNHTAEGNDLGPSLSFKGIDNAAYYRLVEGDEEHYFDTTGTGNSLNVGHPAALGLIMDSLRYWVTEMHVDGFRFDLATTLTRQGGDAELHSAFLTLIQQDPVLAPVKMIAEPWDTAGYQVGGFPADWSEWNGKFRDDVRDFWNGTDAVLGTLAQRVLGSPDVYEADRRSPLSSVNFITAHDGFTLHDLTAYNDKHNASNGEDGNDGESDNKSSNGGAEGPTDDPAVNERRDRKRRNLLATLLLSAGVPMLLGGDELGRTQGGNNNAYCHDDETSWFDWRAVDEELLAFTRDLIALRRDNAALHPAWFRQAPGTEDAQDTVRLLRSDGEEFGDDDWDNPDARSIVFVFEHPSADSFALLLNAAENGVEFVVPAAPGDEWELALSSDPGQEVSAPVSTLIGRDGSFTLLRSRAS, encoded by the coding sequence ATGACCCTCTCCCTCCCCTATCCCCTCGGTTTCTCGACCCTCGACGGCCGACACAACTTCGCCCTCTACTCGGAGACCGCCGACGCGGTGTTCGTCTGCCTGTTCGGCGAGGACGGGGCCGAGACCCGCGTTCGACTCACCGAGCGCACGGGTCATGTCTTCCACGGCTTCGTCGACGGGGCCGACGTGGGCAGCCGCTACGGCATCCGTGTCGACGGCGCCTGGAACCCGGGTGAGGGGCTGCGGCACAACGTCCAGAAGCTGCTGCTCGACCCGCACGCCACCGCCATCGAGGGCGAGTGGGAGTGGGAGGCCGACAACCAGGCGTTCTTCGCCCACGACTTGAACGACCCGCAGGCACTGAACGACACCGACTCGGCGCCGTTCAGCCCCCGCTGCGTCATCGTCGACGACGACTTCGACTGGGGAGACGACAGGTCACCGCGCCGGCTCCTCAGCGAGACCGTGATCTACGAGACGCACGTCAAGGGCTTCACGCAGCTGCACCCGGAGGTGCCGGAGGAGATCCGCGGCACCTACGCGGGTCTCGCGCATCCGGCCGCCCTCAAGCACTTCACCGACCTCGGGGTGACCGCCGTGGAGCTGCTCCCGGTTCACCAGTTCGTGCAAGACAGCCACCTTGCCGAGAAGGGCCTCCGCAACTACTGGGGCTACAACTCGATCGGCTTCTTCGCGCCGCACAACGAGTACGTGAGCGAAGCCGCAGGCCAGGGCGGCGGTCAGGTGCGCGAGTTCAAGCAGATGGTGAAGGCGATGCACGAGGCCGGGCTCGAGGTCATCCTCGACGTCGTCTACAACCACACCGCCGAGGGCAACGATCTCGGGCCGAGCCTGAGCTTCAAGGGCATCGACAACGCTGCCTACTACCGGCTGGTGGAGGGGGACGAGGAGCACTACTTCGACACCACGGGCACCGGCAACAGCCTGAACGTGGGGCACCCGGCCGCCCTCGGCCTCATCATGGACAGCCTGCGCTATTGGGTCACCGAGATGCACGTCGACGGCTTCCGCTTCGACCTCGCCACCACGCTCACGCGGCAAGGCGGCGACGCGGAGCTGCACAGCGCCTTCCTCACCCTGATCCAGCAAGACCCGGTGCTGGCACCGGTGAAGATGATCGCCGAACCCTGGGACACCGCGGGTTACCAGGTGGGCGGCTTCCCGGCCGACTGGTCGGAGTGGAACGGCAAGTTCCGTGACGACGTGCGCGACTTCTGGAACGGCACGGATGCGGTGCTCGGCACCCTGGCCCAGCGCGTGCTCGGCTCTCCCGACGTCTACGAGGCCGACCGGCGCTCACCCCTGTCGAGCGTGAACTTCATCACCGCGCACGACGGATTCACCCTGCACGACCTCACCGCGTACAACGACAAGCACAACGCGTCGAACGGCGAGGACGGCAACGACGGCGAGAGCGACAACAAGTCGTCGAACGGCGGGGCGGAGGGGCCGACCGACGACCCGGCCGTGAACGAGCGCCGCGACCGCAAGCGCCGCAACCTGCTCGCCACGCTCCTGCTGTCGGCCGGCGTTCCGATGCTGCTCGGCGGCGACGAGCTGGGCCGCACTCAAGGTGGCAACAACAACGCCTACTGCCACGACGACGAGACGTCGTGGTTCGACTGGCGAGCGGTCGACGAGGAGCTGCTCGCCTTCACCCGCGACCTGATCGCGCTGCGTCGCGACAACGCGGCCCTGCACCCGGCATGGTTCCGGCAGGCGCCGGGCACCGAGGATGCGCAAGACACCGTGCGACTCCTCCGCTCCGACGGCGAGGAGTTCGGCGACGACGACTGGGACAACCCCGACGCCCGGTCGATCGTGTTCGTGTTCGAGCATCCGTCTGCCGACTCGTTCGCGCTGCTCCTGAACGCGGCCGAGAACGGCGTGGAGTTCGTCGTGCCCGCGGCGCCGGGCGACGAGTGGGAGCTCGCACTGTCGAGCGACCCCGGCCAGGAGGTGAGCGCGCCCGTCAGCACCCTCATCGGCCGTGACGGCTCGTTCACCCTGCTGCGCTCCCGCGCGAGCTGA
- a CDS encoding ABC transporter permease, producing the protein MTQSTTAGPAPSAPTRRARGRLAGLPFLGPGLLFTTLLVFVPVLLITAYSLFERGRFGGVVFEFTFDNFIRLFDPLYLGVVANSLGIAAAVTALALLIGYPTALMITRLSPRWRTIALIAVLLPFWTNFLIRTYAWILLLNNAGWINQALQALGITREPISMLYTPQAVVVGLVYTYLPLMILPLYSSLSSQDKQLGEAATNLGASPFRVFRTVTVPLSIPGILTGCVFVFVPAMSNFVIPELIGGGKTVLVGNLIRDQFLEARDWPFGAALALVLTVSLLVLLFLQSRLSKRLTDGPGRRRGGRRQAQGQTQGQAVADA; encoded by the coding sequence ATGACCCAGTCCACCACCGCCGGCCCCGCGCCCTCCGCCCCCACTCGGCGGGCGCGGGGCCGGCTGGCCGGCCTGCCGTTCCTCGGCCCCGGCCTCCTCTTCACCACCCTGCTGGTGTTCGTGCCGGTGCTGCTCATCACCGCCTACTCGCTGTTCGAGCGCGGCCGTTTCGGCGGCGTCGTGTTCGAGTTCACCTTCGACAACTTCATCCGCCTGTTCGACCCGCTCTACCTCGGCGTGGTGGCCAACTCCCTCGGCATCGCCGCCGCGGTGACCGCCCTCGCCCTCCTCATCGGCTACCCGACGGCGCTCATGATCACGAGGCTCAGCCCCCGCTGGCGCACCATCGCGCTCATCGCGGTGCTGCTGCCGTTCTGGACCAACTTCCTCATCCGCACCTACGCGTGGATCCTGCTGCTCAACAACGCCGGCTGGATCAACCAGGCCCTGCAGGCCCTCGGCATCACGCGGGAGCCGATCTCGATGCTCTACACGCCGCAGGCCGTGGTGGTCGGCCTCGTCTACACCTACCTGCCGCTCATGATCCTCCCCCTCTACTCCTCCCTCTCCAGCCAGGACAAGCAGCTCGGCGAGGCCGCCACCAACCTCGGGGCGAGCCCGTTCCGGGTGTTCCGCACCGTGACGGTGCCGCTGTCGATCCCCGGCATCCTCACCGGGTGCGTGTTCGTGTTCGTCCCCGCCATGAGCAACTTCGTCATCCCCGAGCTCATCGGCGGCGGCAAGACGGTGCTCGTCGGCAACCTCATCCGCGACCAGTTCCTCGAGGCGCGCGACTGGCCCTTCGGCGCCGCACTGGCGCTGGTGCTGACGGTGTCGCTCCTCGTGCTGCTGTTCCTCCAGTCGCGGCTGTCGAAGAGACTGACGGATGGCCCGGGTCGGCGACGCGGTGGCAGGCGCCAGGCCCAGGGACAGACGCAGGGTCAGGCGGTGGCCGATGCTTAG
- a CDS encoding SIS domain-containing protein: MDTTRFIDDLTEIPAAFERLAAALEGAAGSAADPTLGDLARARTLVATPGARVLVLGMGSSTYAASVAARRARMRGHSVVVELASTVELPAAASDLVVVAVSATGRSAETLAAIEPYRGTGRLVAVTNDASSPLADASDLVVPLVAGAEVSGVSCRTFRHTFLVLEALFGLAAPEALAATARAAARSSAALLASAPEWLDQATELLLGPHGTWLLAPVERLSSAQQGALMMREVPRRPAYASETGDWSHVDVYLSKTLDYRALLFAGSRWDDQAAEWLRDRAATLVTVGPTPLAASAALALRYRGDDDLAVAPLVETLVAELLAAHWFAADPTFAWAPSLT, translated from the coding sequence ATGGACACCACCCGCTTCATCGACGACCTGACCGAGATCCCGGCGGCGTTCGAGCGCCTGGCCGCGGCGCTCGAGGGGGCGGCCGGTTCCGCCGCAGACCCCACCCTCGGCGACCTCGCACGCGCCCGCACGCTGGTGGCGACGCCCGGCGCGCGGGTCCTGGTGCTCGGGATGGGCTCGAGCACCTACGCGGCGTCGGTGGCGGCCAGGAGAGCGCGGATGCGTGGGCACTCGGTGGTGGTCGAGCTCGCGAGCACGGTGGAGCTGCCGGCAGCAGCATCCGATCTCGTCGTGGTGGCGGTGTCGGCGACCGGCCGGAGCGCCGAGACGCTGGCCGCGATCGAGCCGTACCGCGGCACCGGCCGGCTCGTCGCCGTGACCAATGACGCGTCGTCGCCGCTCGCCGACGCCTCCGACCTCGTGGTGCCGCTCGTGGCGGGGGCCGAGGTGAGCGGTGTCTCGTGCCGCACCTTCCGGCACACCTTCCTCGTGCTCGAGGCGCTGTTCGGCCTGGCGGCGCCCGAGGCGCTCGCCGCGACAGCCCGAGCGGCGGCCCGCTCGTCGGCGGCGCTGCTCGCGAGCGCGCCGGAGTGGCTCGACCAGGCCACCGAGCTGCTGCTCGGCCCGCACGGCACCTGGCTGCTGGCCCCTGTGGAGCGCCTGTCGTCGGCGCAGCAGGGGGCGCTGATGATGCGCGAGGTGCCCCGCCGCCCCGCCTACGCCAGCGAGACCGGCGACTGGTCGCACGTCGACGTGTACCTCTCGAAGACCCTCGACTATCGGGCGCTCCTCTTCGCGGGCTCGCGCTGGGACGACCAGGCAGCCGAGTGGCTCCGCGACCGGGCCGCCACCCTCGTGACCGTCGGCCCCACGCCGCTCGCCGCCTCCGCCGCCCTCGCCCTGCGCTACCGGGGCGACGACGACCTCGCCGTCGCCCCGCTCGTCGAGACCCTCGTGGCCGAACTCCTCGCCGCCCACTGGTTCGCGGCAGACCCGACCTTCGCCTGGGCCCCGTCCCTCACCTGA
- a CDS encoding ABC transporter ATP-binding protein: MSTESPAPLLQIKGVSHSYGAVRALRDIDLTIADNEFFALLGPSGCGKTTLLRSIAGFETPEAGEVLLDGADLTRLPAHKRPVNMMFQSYALFPHLSVEKNIAYGLEAQGMGKADIRNRVGETIDTVGLAAFAKRRPAQLSGGQRQRVALARAIVKRPRLLLLDEPLSALDRKVRADMQLELKRLQHEVGMTFVVVTHDQEEAMSMADRVAVLNAGAVEQLDTPVGLYSRPRTRFVADFIGTSSMFDGTAVAGGVDVPGLGMLRAAHELAVGTAATLVVRPEDVHLVEPGTGALDGTVIDSYFLGGSSTLSVAVPGRPEPIGCTVHATSTARRGDQVGLRIDHERSVVVVDDRATAAQASA, from the coding sequence ATGAGCACCGAGTCACCCGCACCCCTCTTGCAGATCAAGGGCGTCAGCCACTCCTACGGCGCCGTGCGCGCCCTGCGCGACATCGACCTCACGATCGCCGACAACGAGTTCTTCGCCCTGCTCGGCCCCTCGGGCTGCGGCAAGACCACGCTGCTGCGTTCCATCGCGGGCTTCGAGACGCCGGAGGCCGGCGAGGTGCTCCTCGACGGCGCCGACCTCACCCGGCTGCCGGCCCACAAGCGCCCGGTGAACATGATGTTCCAGTCGTACGCGCTGTTCCCGCACCTGTCGGTGGAGAAGAACATCGCCTACGGTCTCGAGGCGCAGGGGATGGGGAAGGCCGACATCCGCAACCGGGTGGGCGAGACGATCGACACAGTCGGGCTCGCCGCCTTCGCGAAGCGTCGGCCGGCGCAGCTCTCGGGCGGCCAGCGGCAGCGCGTGGCGCTCGCCCGCGCCATCGTGAAGCGCCCCCGGCTGCTGCTGCTCGACGAGCCGCTCTCGGCGCTCGACCGCAAGGTGCGTGCCGACATGCAGCTCGAGCTGAAGCGGTTGCAGCACGAGGTCGGCATGACCTTCGTGGTGGTGACGCACGACCAGGAGGAGGCCATGTCGATGGCCGACCGGGTGGCCGTGCTGAACGCCGGCGCCGTCGAGCAGCTCGACACCCCGGTGGGCCTGTACTCCCGCCCCCGCACCCGCTTCGTTGCCGACTTCATCGGCACGTCGAGCATGTTCGACGGCACGGCGGTGGCGGGCGGCGTCGACGTGCCGGGCCTCGGCATGCTGCGCGCGGCGCACGAGCTCGCGGTCGGTACGGCGGCGACGCTCGTGGTGCGGCCGGAAGACGTGCACCTCGTCGAGCCGGGCACCGGCGCGCTCGACGGCACCGTGATCGACAGCTACTTCCTCGGCGGCTCGTCGACCCTCTCGGTGGCCGTGCCCGGGCGACCGGAACCGATCGGATGCACGGTGCACGCCACCAGCACCGCCCGCCGCGGCGACCAGGTGGGGTTGCGCATCGACCACGAGCGCTCGGTCGTAGTGGTCGACGACCGCGCGACCGCCGCTCAGGCCAGCGCGTGA
- a CDS encoding zinc-binding dehydrogenase → MKALIITGPHRAEVQEVDPPQAAAGEVIVDVRRAGICGTDMEFYSGEMQYLHDGNAEYPVRIGHEWMGVVSAVAEDVDTSWVGRRVTGDTMLGCGRCRRCRSGFQRVCEFRYELGVRGGKPGALAEQVAVPARALHALPDSVDDTAGALVEPGGNAFRSVSAANLSAGDRVLITGSGTIGLLCALFARAQGAEVHILGRNVRSLDFARGLGFAQAVTEAELPDLPWDAVIEASNAATLPARALGLVEPGKRVVYVGLAGTPSLIDTRALALADVTAVGILSASGGIEGTIASFADDSVDPRPLVAAAVSLDEMPGILAGDRPANAGPGPKFHAIL, encoded by the coding sequence GTGAAAGCCCTGATCATCACCGGGCCCCACCGAGCAGAGGTTCAGGAGGTCGACCCACCGCAGGCAGCCGCCGGCGAAGTTATCGTGGACGTCCGGCGAGCCGGCATCTGCGGCACGGACATGGAGTTCTACTCCGGCGAGATGCAATACCTTCACGACGGTAACGCGGAATACCCCGTGCGCATCGGACACGAATGGATGGGCGTCGTCTCTGCAGTGGCAGAAGATGTCGATACCTCGTGGGTCGGACGTCGTGTCACCGGCGACACGATGCTCGGGTGCGGTCGCTGCCGACGCTGTCGATCGGGATTCCAGCGTGTGTGTGAGTTTCGATACGAGTTGGGCGTCCGCGGAGGCAAACCGGGAGCGCTCGCCGAACAGGTCGCCGTGCCCGCCCGCGCACTGCACGCTCTCCCCGATTCCGTCGATGACACAGCCGGTGCACTCGTCGAACCCGGGGGAAACGCCTTCAGGTCGGTGAGTGCCGCCAACCTGTCGGCGGGAGATCGTGTGCTCATCACGGGCAGCGGCACGATCGGACTCCTGTGCGCACTCTTTGCCCGGGCCCAGGGAGCCGAGGTGCACATCCTCGGGCGCAATGTGCGGTCGCTCGATTTCGCCAGGGGCCTCGGATTCGCCCAAGCTGTCACCGAGGCAGAACTTCCCGACCTACCGTGGGATGCGGTTATCGAAGCATCCAACGCGGCAACACTACCGGCCAGGGCCCTCGGCTTGGTCGAGCCCGGGAAGAGAGTGGTCTACGTCGGGCTGGCGGGAACGCCAAGCCTCATCGATACCCGCGCCCTGGCGCTCGCCGACGTCACCGCTGTAGGCATTCTGAGCGCATCAGGTGGAATCGAAGGCACGATCGCGAGCTTCGCAGACGATTCTGTCGATCCTCGGCCGCTGGTGGCAGCCGCCGTCAGCCTCGACGAGATGCCCGGGATCTTGGCAGGTGACCGGCCAGCGAACGCCGGACCCGGCCCGAAATTCCACGCCATTCTGTGA
- a CDS encoding ABC transporter permease, producing the protein MLRSRFIRIPFWLTFVFLYLPIVVVVILSFNDSSNLFVWRGFTLDWYAELAGDERIREGLVNTLIVATGSTAIATVVGTLFAVGIQRHTKGGLVRAFALTPALLPDLLLGIGILSLFSLLGFTLGLYSVLLSHAAFSIAFVTAIVLARLSHLDPSLEEASRDLGAGPVRTFLRVTLPQLGPGIAAGALLSLTLSLDEFVIAFFTAAPTTPTLPIVIYSMVRFGVTPEINALATVLLFVSVVAVLGAQRLTRVTEAL; encoded by the coding sequence ATGCTTAGGTCGCGCTTCATCCGCATTCCCTTCTGGCTGACCTTCGTCTTCCTGTACCTGCCGATCGTCGTGGTCGTCATCCTGTCGTTCAACGACTCGTCGAACCTCTTCGTCTGGCGCGGCTTCACGCTCGACTGGTATGCCGAACTGGCGGGCGACGAGCGCATCCGCGAGGGGCTCGTCAACACCCTGATCGTGGCGACGGGCTCGACGGCGATCGCCACCGTGGTCGGCACCCTGTTCGCGGTGGGCATCCAGCGCCACACCAAGGGCGGGCTCGTGCGGGCCTTCGCTCTGACGCCCGCGCTGCTGCCCGACCTGCTGCTCGGCATCGGCATCCTGAGCCTGTTCTCGCTGCTCGGCTTCACGCTCGGTCTCTACTCGGTGCTGCTCTCGCACGCCGCGTTCTCGATCGCCTTCGTGACGGCGATCGTGCTGGCGCGACTGTCGCATCTCGACCCGAGCCTCGAAGAAGCGTCGCGCGACCTGGGCGCCGGCCCCGTGCGCACCTTCCTCAGGGTGACGCTGCCCCAGCTCGGCCCCGGCATCGCCGCGGGCGCGCTGCTCAGCCTCACCCTCTCACTCGACGAGTTCGTGATCGCGTTCTTCACGGCGGCGCCCACCACGCCCACCCTGCCGATCGTCATCTACTCGATGGTGCGGTTCGGTGTGACACCCGAGATCAACGCACTCGCCACCGTCCTCCTGTTCGTCAGCGTCGTCGCCGTTCTCGGCGCACAGCGCCTCACCCGCGTCACGGAAGCACTATGA
- a CDS encoding family 78 glycoside hydrolase catalytic domain — MTHDSLGQASWIAGTDNDLPAFGVVFQSNEPRSASIDLACRGVANVVVNGQSITEEVLFPGYSDPRKSVELIHLTLSRYVRSGTNTIVVELGSGPSHHLPSDRWSKLTTSLGSPALRAVVSIDSSRGVHRLETGRNWGASTHATALSSWVGGEEYDDRLALNYTAEEILSWGPARELILDELTVRPRIAPPTRQIETRLPVSWWRAPSASDGSPAVVVDFGFTHSGLIEVVVPPSSEIRVRPAELLDGLRIDPTTQGWGPVYHRVTSGGSPVRWRPRFSYNGYRYVEITGDIDEFDPRHVRSHIVGSAAERAGSFHSSDDRLNTLYEMSERSIRSNAFSVLTDCPQREKLGYLEQTHLQFTSLVRALHLRPVLENMVTLMVEAQQPSGNIPLFVPELDVFPDEWQTDPNWGGAIVVLPWLLYLEYGDLRLLERTSTTARRYLDHLLALRDSDGMLRVGLGDFTGKSVATNGETKFEGHPIEPRRSVALTSSASLYKLLSIASEIDNTLEQGGEDRWEQERMHLRHAIVRQTFAHPAWVGTPAELAVLHGSRAVADHDDYILDRLENVVGMPEFSLEAIGSIALPALYEALSVRDRHDLLHSLCHRDHLPGFGYMAAHGATSLTETWDGPTYGFSQNHFMYASVLDWMQRSLAGIRQDDTSIAWRKVLLRPKCPPGVAAVSGSHETPHGWIHSAWRRDDTGIVFFGTVPQSVTASIRLPDGTSHAVSGAYEIRLETSP; from the coding sequence GTGACGCACGATAGCCTCGGCCAGGCATCGTGGATCGCAGGCACCGATAACGATCTGCCCGCCTTCGGAGTCGTGTTTCAGAGCAATGAGCCCCGGTCTGCCTCGATAGACCTGGCATGCCGCGGTGTGGCGAATGTGGTCGTCAATGGCCAATCCATCACGGAAGAAGTACTTTTCCCGGGGTACTCAGACCCGAGGAAGAGTGTCGAGCTGATTCACCTCACTCTTTCGCGCTACGTGCGCTCGGGCACCAACACGATCGTCGTCGAGCTGGGTTCCGGCCCCAGTCACCATCTCCCCTCCGACCGCTGGAGCAAGCTCACCACGTCGCTCGGCAGCCCCGCTCTCAGAGCAGTTGTGTCGATCGACTCGTCTCGAGGTGTTCACAGGTTGGAGACAGGCCGAAACTGGGGTGCGTCTACACACGCGACCGCCCTCAGTAGCTGGGTGGGTGGCGAGGAGTACGACGATCGTCTTGCCCTGAACTACACGGCGGAAGAGATCCTCAGCTGGGGGCCGGCTCGCGAGTTGATCCTCGACGAACTCACCGTGCGCCCGCGAATCGCCCCGCCCACAAGGCAGATCGAGACCCGGCTTCCCGTGAGCTGGTGGCGTGCACCGTCTGCCTCAGACGGATCTCCCGCTGTCGTCGTCGATTTCGGCTTCACCCACTCGGGCCTAATCGAGGTCGTTGTGCCTCCGAGCAGCGAGATCCGTGTCCGCCCCGCCGAACTCCTCGACGGTCTCCGAATCGACCCGACCACCCAAGGATGGGGCCCGGTCTACCACCGGGTGACAAGCGGCGGCAGTCCAGTTCGTTGGCGACCCCGTTTCTCCTATAACGGGTACCGCTACGTGGAGATAACCGGCGACATCGACGAGTTCGACCCGCGTCACGTCCGCTCTCACATCGTCGGTTCGGCCGCCGAACGAGCTGGATCGTTCCACTCAAGTGACGATCGACTCAACACGCTCTACGAGATGTCGGAGCGAAGCATCCGTTCGAACGCGTTCTCCGTCTTGACCGACTGCCCGCAGAGAGAGAAGCTCGGATATCTGGAGCAGACCCACCTTCAGTTTACGTCGCTCGTCCGCGCACTCCACCTTCGACCGGTCCTGGAAAACATGGTCACCCTCATGGTCGAGGCACAGCAGCCGTCTGGGAACATCCCCCTCTTCGTGCCCGAGCTCGATGTCTTTCCCGATGAATGGCAGACCGACCCGAACTGGGGCGGGGCGATCGTCGTCCTGCCCTGGTTGCTCTATCTGGAGTACGGGGACCTGCGCCTCCTCGAGCGCACCTCGACCACGGCACGGCGCTACCTCGATCACCTGCTCGCGCTGCGCGACTCGGATGGGATGCTTCGGGTAGGCCTCGGGGACTTCACGGGAAAGTCGGTCGCGACGAATGGCGAGACCAAGTTCGAGGGGCATCCGATCGAGCCACGCCGCTCGGTGGCCCTGACGTCGAGCGCCAGCCTCTACAAGCTGCTTTCGATCGCGTCGGAGATTGACAACACGCTGGAGCAGGGTGGCGAAGACCGTTGGGAACAGGAGAGGATGCACCTTAGGCACGCCATCGTCCGTCAGACGTTCGCTCACCCCGCCTGGGTCGGTACTCCGGCCGAGCTCGCTGTCCTCCATGGATCACGTGCGGTGGCCGACCATGACGATTACATCTTGGACCGTCTTGAGAACGTCGTCGGCATGCCGGAGTTCTCTCTGGAGGCGATCGGCTCCATCGCTCTGCCCGCACTGTACGAAGCGCTGAGCGTACGTGACCGCCACGATCTCCTGCACAGTCTGTGCCACCGTGACCACCTCCCGGGTTTCGGGTACATGGCGGCCCACGGAGCAACGAGCCTCACCGAGACCTGGGACGGCCCGACCTATGGGTTCAGCCAGAACCATTTCATGTACGCCTCGGTCCTTGACTGGATGCAGCGGAGTCTCGCCGGGATCCGCCAAGACGACACGTCGATAGCGTGGCGCAAAGTGCTGCTTCGACCGAAGTGTCCGCCCGGCGTGGCGGCCGTCTCAGGAAGTCATGAGACACCGCATGGGTGGATTCACTCGGCCTGGCGGCGGGATGACACAGGCATCGTCTTCTTCGGGACGGTGCCCCAATCCGTCACGGCGTCCATCCGCTTGCCCGATGGCACCAGCCACGCCGTCAGCGGCGCCTACGAGATCCGATTGGAGACGTCACCGTGA
- a CDS encoding TetR/AcrR family transcriptional regulator, giving the protein MARPKRQEQRRSEIVAAAQRAIAQHGPDGARLNRVAEEAGLTSGAVLYYYPDIDELVMEANRAGMERFYDDRVRMLESLDDDPVLRLTRLIDSGLPSDHADPEVRLLCELGGSAGRNPVMATLLTALYDRQVGMYQIVLEQGAARGVFTLTAPSLSIARNLVALEDAYGYRMVARHPTIDHAGARALIVEYARQSTGHALA; this is encoded by the coding sequence GTGGCACGACCGAAGCGTCAGGAGCAGCGTCGCAGCGAGATCGTCGCGGCGGCCCAGCGCGCCATCGCCCAGCACGGCCCCGACGGAGCCCGGCTCAACCGCGTTGCCGAGGAGGCCGGGCTCACGAGCGGCGCGGTGCTCTACTACTACCCCGACATCGACGAGCTCGTCATGGAGGCCAACCGAGCCGGCATGGAGCGCTTCTACGACGACCGGGTGCGCATGCTGGAGAGCCTCGACGACGACCCCGTGCTGCGGCTGACCCGGCTGATCGACTCGGGTCTTCCCTCCGACCACGCCGACCCCGAGGTGCGCCTGCTCTGCGAGCTCGGCGGCTCGGCCGGCCGCAACCCGGTGATGGCCACCCTCCTCACGGCGCTCTACGACCGCCAGGTGGGCATGTACCAGATCGTCCTCGAGCAGGGCGCCGCCCGCGGGGTCTTCACGCTCACCGCTCCGTCGCTCTCCATCGCCCGCAACCTGGTGGCGCTCGAAGATGCCTACGGCTACCGGATGGTGGCGCGCCACCCCACGATCGACCACGCCGGCGCGCGCGCCCTCATCGTGGAGTACGCCCGGCAATCGACCGGTCACGCGCTGGCCTGA
- a CDS encoding spermidine/putrescine ABC transporter substrate-binding protein — protein MRFIKSGAILAGAAATALALTSCASSSSDTIDPEADITKQSLTVSIWADYYPETLAEDFEAATGVPVTIVNHATNEEIVAKLTASADPGIDVAFVSGQYAQALNEAGLLQPLDKSLIPNEKNLYPEALELAYDEGNAYSEPYAWGTTGLCYRPDLTGFAPTSWNDLLNPAPELEGKTTMLSTERWMALPALKMLGESVNSEDPAVLEKVKEQLQKTKDTLLAFDDTTFYSKLVSGEAAMVEAWDGWCNYAIAEDPTVEFVLPKEGSDLWVDTMTVLKSSKNKEAAMAFVNYILEADVQSYVASSILYAVPNQAAVESLDPALIEQFPNLAIDPSTLLEQETVVDVGDFSTEYTRLATEIMAG, from the coding sequence GTGCGTTTCATCAAGTCCGGAGCGATCCTCGCAGGAGCAGCGGCTACGGCGCTCGCGCTCACCTCCTGCGCGAGCTCCTCGAGTGACACCATCGACCCCGAGGCCGACATCACGAAGCAGAGCCTCACGGTGAGCATCTGGGCCGACTACTACCCCGAGACGCTGGCCGAGGACTTCGAGGCCGCCACGGGCGTGCCCGTCACCATCGTGAACCACGCCACCAACGAGGAGATCGTGGCCAAGCTCACGGCGAGCGCCGACCCCGGCATCGACGTGGCCTTCGTCTCTGGCCAGTACGCCCAGGCCCTCAACGAGGCGGGTCTGCTGCAGCCGCTCGACAAGAGCCTCATCCCGAACGAGAAGAACCTCTACCCCGAGGCGCTCGAGCTCGCCTACGACGAGGGCAACGCCTACTCCGAGCCCTACGCCTGGGGCACCACGGGCCTGTGCTACCGACCCGACCTCACCGGCTTCGCCCCCACCTCCTGGAACGACCTGCTGAACCCGGCGCCCGAGCTCGAGGGCAAGACCACCATGCTCTCCACCGAGCGCTGGATGGCCCTGCCCGCCCTCAAGATGCTCGGCGAGTCGGTCAACTCCGAAGACCCCGCGGTGCTCGAGAAGGTGAAGGAGCAGCTGCAGAAGACCAAGGACACCCTCCTCGCCTTCGACGACACCACGTTCTACAGCAAGCTCGTCTCGGGCGAGGCGGCAATGGTCGAGGCGTGGGACGGCTGGTGCAACTACGCCATCGCCGAAGACCCCACTGTCGAGTTCGTGCTGCCGAAGGAGGGCAGCGACCTCTGGGTCGACACCATGACGGTGCTGAAGTCGTCGAAGAACAAGGAGGCGGCGATGGCCTTCGTCAACTACATCCTCGAAGCCGACGTGCAGTCGTACGTGGCGTCGAGCATCCTGTACGCCGTGCCCAACCAGGCCGCCGTGGAGTCGCTCGACCCGGCGCTCATCGAACAGTTCCCGAACCTCGCCATCGATCCCTCCACCCTGCTCGAGCAGGAGACCGTCGTCGACGTGGGTGACTTCAGCACGGAGTACACCCGTCTCGCCACGGAGATCATGGCCGGATGA